A genomic region of Barnesiella viscericola DSM 18177 contains the following coding sequences:
- a CDS encoding RidA family protein: MKQVIATTAAPEAIGPYSQAIEAAGMIFLSGQLPIDPATGTMPEGIQAQTRQSFENIKAILAEAGCTVDHIVKTTVFLADMSLFGAMNEVYAQQFNGAFPARSAFAVKELPKQALVEIEVIAVKA, encoded by the coding sequence ATGAAACAGGTCATTGCTACAACTGCCGCCCCCGAGGCCATAGGGCCATACAGCCAGGCTATCGAAGCTGCCGGCATGATTTTCCTTTCGGGACAACTGCCCATCGACCCCGCCACCGGCACAATGCCCGAGGGGATTCAGGCACAAACCCGCCAATCGTTCGAGAACATCAAGGCTATCTTGGCCGAGGCCGGCTGTACGGTCGACCATATTGTGAAGACGACGGTCTTCCTGGCCGACATGTCACTCTTCGGAGCAATGAACGAGGTCTATGCCCAACAGTTCAACGGGGCATTCCCCGCCCGTTCGGCATTTGCCGTCAAAGAGTTGCCCAAACAGGCTTTGGTCGAAATCGAGGTTATTGCGGTAAAGGCATAA